A single region of the Amphiura filiformis chromosome 7, Afil_fr2py, whole genome shotgun sequence genome encodes:
- the LOC140157389 gene encoding uncharacterized protein yields the protein MKYLLAVITFLLVIAFSEVDALSCYNCIYNVSDGAPVHNPRCGDPFDGEMISTETCSENQYCGKWPAFLGDRTGRFLVSLQRGCGANTGDGCIQWEDARGGYLRICGYFCAENECNSTMPLQLNILVVFMTLIFAMLVML from the exons ATGAAGTACCTTCTTGCTGTTATCACATTTCTGCTTGTCATAG CTTTCAGTGAAGTTGATGCACTTTCATGCTATAACTGCATTTACAACGTCAGTGATGGAGCACCAGTGCACAATCCACGATGTGGCGACCCATTTGATGGTGAAATGATCAGCACTGAAACGTGCTCAGAAAATCAATATTGTGGG AAATGGCCAGCATTCCTTGGAGACAGGACAGGACGGTTTTTGGTTTCCCTCCAGCGTGGATGTGGTGCAAATACTGGTGATGGTTGCATCCAATGGGAAGATGCAAGAGGTGGCTATCTGAGAATTTGTGGCTACTTCTGTGCTGAGAATGAATGCAACAGTACCATGCCGCTTCAACTTAACATCTTGGTAGTCTTTATGACATTGATATTTGCCATGCTTGTAATGCTATGA